ATAAACCAACTGATATCACTCAAACGATCCCGCAAAACCGACACACGTCCCTCTTCCGCCAAAATCTGCGCAATATCTTCCGGCCGCGTCTCATAAACCACTCCATCCGGCGTCACATGCCGCTTCGGGAACACATTTAACCATCGCCTCACAACCTCATCATCCGTCCACCCCTTTTCCCGATCCACATCGTTCCGCAAAACCACATGAAAATGATTGCTCATCACCGAAAACGCCAAAATATCCACAGCAAAGGCCTCCGACATTGCCTTCAATCGATCCCGAACCCAATCCCGCCGATATTCATAGCTTTTCCCCGTCCACACATCCACCCCGCACAAAAACGCCCGCCTCACACACCGTGATATACAGTGATACGTCCCCGATTCCCCATAATCAATGATTTCTCGTCTCGCTAACGTCATTTCTCACCTCATTTTCTCGCAAGAGTAAAGTAATCAAGCACCACCTGCAAACTAAATAGTGACTGTCCTTTTCTTTTTTTTTTTCCTTTTCTTTATTCTCGATTTCACCATGTTACCTGCACCCATTTTTACGTTGCAGATGCGTTGGTTCTGACTATAACCTCAATGGTATATTTTTATGACCTATTTCACATGGGAGCCGCTATGCAGGACTACGAAAAACTCGGAGCCTTTTACTTGGGTAAAGAAACAGATAAACCGCAGGGAGCGGAAACGCTCATGATGTATGATGCCAAAGATTTGACCACCCATGCGGTCATTCTCGGCATGACAGGAAGTGGAAAAACAGGTCTGGGTATTTCTATTCTGGAAGAAGCAGCGATCGACTGTATACCCGCCATTGTTATCGATCCCAAAGGGGATATAGGCAATCTGCTACTAAGCTTCCCTGAATTACGTCCCGATGATTTTCGCCCATGGATTGACGAAGCGGCCGGACGCCGCAAAAACATGAATCCTGATGAATATGCGCAGTCCGTGGCCTCCATGTGGAAAAAAGGACTGAAGGACTGGCATCAGGAACCGTCACGCATTCAACTGCTCAAGAATGCCGCGGAAATGACTATCTATACACCGGGAAATTCCGGTGGGCGCCCCATTCAGGTGCTTCGATCGTTCAATGCCCCTCCCCCACAGCAGATGGCGGACAGCGGCTTGGTTCGAGACCGGGTTCTTTCGGCGGTATCGGGTCTAATGGCACTGTTAGGCATGGAGGCCGATCCCATTCAGAGCCGTGAACATATCCTTCTATCCAATATTCTGATGCACGCATGGAATGAAGGCCGCGACATGGATCTGGCCGGTTTGATCATGGCTGTTCAAAAGCCTCCGTTCACAAAAATCGGCATTCTGGAACTAGAATCTTTTTACCCTGCAAAAGATCGGTTCAGTCTGGCGATGAGTCTGAACAACCTGCTGGCCTCTCCCGGTTTTTCTGCCTGGCTGGAGGGTGATCCGCTAGATATTCAGCGCATGCTCTATACCCCCGAAGGGAAACCGCGTATTTCCATTCTTTCCATTGCCCATTTATCGGATAAAGAACGCATGTTTTTCGTTACCGTTGTTTTAAATGAAATGCTGACATGGGTGCGCAATCAATCGGGCACAAGCAGTCTCCGAGCCCTGCTTTATATGGATGAAATTTTTGGCTATTTCCCACCGACCGCTAATCCGCCATCGAAACAGCCTATGCTAATGCTACTCAAACAGGCCAGGGCTTTCGGACTAGGTGTCGTTCTGTCTACACAAAATCCTAGCGACCTGGATTACAAGGGGTTGTCCAACGCAGGCACCTGGTTTATCGGACGCCTGCAAACAGAACGGGATCGCTCGAAAGTCATCGAAGGACTTCAGGGGGCAATGAATGCCAGCGGCGGCTCCTTTGATAAACCGGAATTGGAAGCGTTGCTCTCCGGCTTGGGATCACGCGTTTTTCTTATGCGCAATGTTCACGAGGAGCACCCGGTACGATTCCAATGCCGATGGGCGCTTTCCTATTTATGCGGTCCGTTGACCATATCTCAAATCCGGACGCTCTGCGTATCCCCCACGGCGTCATCATCCCTGCCTCCTGCCACATCGGTTGCGACAATGAATACCGCACACAAAACAGTACCAGCCAGATCAGCGGCGTCTCTTCGGCCTGACATCCCTGACTCGATAGAACAATTTTTTATGCGACCGGATAATCCCAATGATGCCATCACATATACAGCGCATGTGGTCGGATTCAGTAAACTGCATTTTGTAGACAGAAAATCCGATATTGATGAATGGCAAGGCTTTTCCCACGTGGCCCGCATCAGTGATAACGGTAAAGATGTTTTCTGGAGTGAAGCCGATCAGTACTCGGCGAGTCTGCGGCGCAAAGTCGACCGCGAAGGCCTTTCTGACGCATCATTCGTCGAACCGCCGCACATCATGACAAAATCCCGCCCGTATACCAGCTGGAAGGCGCGGCTAAAAGAGTACCTGTACCAGAATACCGTTATCAATATATACAGCTGCCCTCAGTTAAAAATGACTTCCGGCGCGGATGAATCTGAGGGGGACTTCACGGTGCGCGTGCAGCAGGTTCTCCGAGAAAAACGTGACGAGGCGGTAGATGATCTTCGGAAACGTTATGCATCGAAAGTGCAGACCATGGAGAACCAGCTGCAGCGGGCCAAGGAAAACGAAGAGCGGCAGCGCTCTCAGGCCACGACACAATCGATGGACACCGCCATTAGTTTCGGCGCGAGCATCCTCGGTGCATTTTTCGGACGAAAAGTCACCAGAGGAACAGTGTCTAAAATGGCGACGTCCATAAAGTCGGCAACCAAGACCGGACGTGAACAGGGGGATGTACGCCGGGCGTCGGAAACCATCGCACGAATTCAGCAGCAGCTGAATGACCTCCAGCACGAAATCGATGATGCTATTCAGCAGATTCATAGCGATTTTGAGCATGCCGATATTGAACAGGATATCATTCGTCCTCGCAAAACAGATATAACCGTATCGACATGCGGTCTGCTATGGATCCCGGCGCGTACATGATCGGAAAATCAAACCCGTTTTAAAGGACGGACGTGTGTTCATGGCGCGTATCTGCTGACGGGTCAATCGCATATTCGTGTTCAGTGCCCAGCCGGATCCTTCGAGTAAATAGCGAAGATTTCTTCGGTTTAACTTTAAGAAGGCAAGAATCACCGTCGGGATCATCAAGGCTAGAACCGCTGTAAACACAGCTCCTAAAATTTGCCACCACTGCAAACTGACAAGAACACGGATGACATAGGCCAAAGATGATCCTAAAGCAGCAACGGCCACTCCAACCCCAGCAAACGCGGCCATATTTGAGGTTGTCGTCTTGGGTGCCTCTGTTTTCCTTCCTGTTAATGAATCGTTCATTCCGTCAACAACGCCGGTTCCCGCTTTCTGTAATTCCTTGCTCGCCAAATCGGACACCGCTTCAATACGCCCGGTGATCACCTCCGCCAACCTGCGGAACGGTGCAATGAGCGCTTCTTTCATACTGATCGGATTATCAACGATTTCTTTCACCCGTGCATCCATCTCGACGCCGTCAACCGTGATGAAGATACCGCGTTTATCGACCATCAATGATCTCTTGTATCCACGGACAACCGGCAGGACAACCTCGTAAAGCACCGACCCGTCACGACCGAGAATATCAACATACAGGAGAAATATAGATGAAAATGCCGCTATTTTTATATGTTTGGCATGGTCAAAAACACGGAATGCCAGATGAAAATGCCTTCCATCCATAATCAGTGAACCTTCTTCAAACATGGCGCGGCGGTCGGCCACATGCAAATCCGTAAAACTCACAAAATTGCGTACCAGCGGAATCATGATTTTTTGCAGCAGAATCAGTTTCTCGATCTTCTCCAGCTGCTCAATAAGTGCCCCTTTTGCGATGCCCCGATCGATAAGCGTGGCGACATCCGCATCCGTCCGTGATGAAACATACTGCCGCAACCGTTCTACGGGCAGCTGCTGCAATCCAGTTTGATGCATGGCCTCTTTCCACTGAGTATAAGGTCTAATCAGATCACAAAAATCCTTCCAGTCGGAACGATCCCAATATATTTCATCGGATTCGGGGGCATCAGGATGCAAAACAGGCCAGACAATATCACGCAGCGAGGCCAAGGCCCTCTCATAGCGCGGATTAACCGGTTTATGCAGTCTCAATTTGGCATCACGGCCTGGTTCACTGAGTAAAACATGCTGCAAGGCAGCGGCAACACTTCCTCCCATCAATGCCGCCCTTTCTTCCACCACCGGAACGGGCCACCAACGACTTTTTTCCGACGGATCCAGTCGGATCCAGTCACATATCGAAAAATATTCTGCCATTTTTTCATCTAATGTCTCTACCAGTGCCGCCATTTCTCCCGTTCGCTGACCAAAGGGCATAACGCGGATATAGCCAGAATCCGATGTATCGGTTCCGTGTGCGTACAATAAGATATAGGACTCAATATTCGCAAAAAAAGCGTTTAACTGAGCCATATTCAGCCCCGTCCCGCCTCTGGGATGCGCTGTCCCCCCCGTCACAGCAATAGCATCAGCAATAAATTGCTGTTCCTGTTCTTCTTCAGCCGCCTCAGGCAGAATAACCCCTTCACTGGATGCAGGCTGCTGCACAATCGTTTGTACTGCGGAACGTACCAAATCCAGCGAAACCCCGTCGTCCATTGCATCTGCATTATGCATGAGTTTTTTCACTAGCTGCTGCATCGATTTCCCCTCGTCTGTAGCGACGCAGATATCCTCAGGAACCAGCCGGTCTTTCATCGCATCAATACCCTCGCGATGCTGAAGCAGTCCAAGCAGCCAGCGAATCATGTTGCATAACTCTCCCGCAGTCAAACGGCCGCTGTTATCACGATCTAAAATATGTTTTACCTGCTGATTCATTTTTAACGCATCAAACGGCGCACTCGTGGCAACCCACAACGCCTGATCCAGCGCAAGAATATCTTCCAGCTGAGCGGCGGATTCAATGCGTAGCTGGCAGGCCTTACCTAAATGTTCCACTGGTAATGATGACGTGTTCACTTGTTCTTTCATGATTCCCCTTCCGGTACGCAATGCCTGTTCAGCCATGATTTAAATAAATCATGACCAGTTTTCTATTTCAAATGCATCAATTCTTACGGAAAGCAGCAGTTATTCAATACCAATAGAATATTTTTATTGATCAATGGTATTAGAGCCACCATTATGTACGCCATTCATGTTAATGTATCATGAATATATATCGAGCATAAGCAAACAGGCGGTTTCATAATGGACGCAGACAAAAACGGTGAAGAGATATTTTCTGGATTTAACATGTTGCCTGACTGGGCACGCACCCCGCCGGGTGTGCAGTCAAATGAACATATTCAACCCAATGAGCGTCCAGCGCCTCAGCGTAAACGGGCAGATCGCAACCAGCGCCGCCAGCCGAATCGTCCGATATTGGAGCGACCTCGCCGGCCACGTCCGGAGCTCAGTGAACGTACAGCCCGCCCCGCGCCGGAACGCCGCCGCAGAGAGTTTAGAGATCTGCCTTTTGATGTCTTTTTTGTCCCTGAAAAAATAAGCCTCGGATACATTGTTCGTCAGGTACGTTCCACAATGAGAGCCTACCCACTAATGAATCTGGCTTCGCTGTTCCTCCAGAAATCAGAAAACTATACCGTGAAACTGGAGCTTAAACGTGACTGCCCTCCAGAAGACGCTGTTCCGCTGGTTCAATGCCCTCACTGTAAACTGCCTTTTTGCGATCGCGACACGCTTAATCAGCATATGATTGCGGAACACATGCCGGATATGTTTGAAAGCAAAGTGGTTGATACAGAAGCCCCCAGTGGAAACTTCCAGTGTGTGGGACGTTGCCCTATCACACATAAATGGATCGGCCCGCCGAACTGGCACGGATTTGAAGAAAATATCAGGGCAATACACGCTCTGTCAAAAACGCTCGTGCCCGTAGCAGACTATCGGTCGATGATTGAAATGTGCCACGCGCCAGAAGATATTGATGCATGGAAAAAAGAAAACAGTACAAAAACCGTATATTTCCTTAAAAATGAGGAGGAACCGACGGAATTGTCGGCTGCAGAAGCTACGGAGCTGTTTCTGAAGGCCAAGAAAAATCGCGGAATTAAAGAAATGCCTCGCGTTATGATCCCGGGTTCAAAATTGGATCAGATTATTGACGAAGACATGAAGTATCTGGTGCGCAGAGCATTGAATCGCGAAAGCAAAACAGCCTTTACTCTGGCGATTGCACTGCGTCCGGCATTCAAGCATATGGGATTACTCATATTTAAAGGGCCGGAAGGCTACTCCTTTGTCACAGGGATTAAGCCCGTTGCGCTGGATGCAGAGAAAACGGTGGACACCGTACGTACCATTCTTGATTTTATAGCCGATCATCCGAATTGTACACGTCAGTTCATGGCACAGGCAGTGGTACCGGACGCGACTCCTGACTCCGACGAGGTTAAAGCGTTACTGAAACCTCTGCAGTGGTTGATAGAACGCGGTCATGTCATTGAGTTCTATAACGGAACACTGTTACTTCCTGTCTCCAAAAAATCATAGATCTCGTCATGTCTGCTACCTTTCCTGTTGTTGTTCGTCCAGCATCGATGTGTTTTCATTCAACGTCGCCTGAACAAACAGAGGATATTGCATCGGCTTTCGCAAAAACACTGCAAAAAGGCGATGTCGTGGCCTTTCACGCCGAAATGGGGGCTGGGAAAACCTGCTTTACTCGCGGCCTGGCCGCCGGGCTTCATGCACATAGCCGGGTATCCAGTCCAACCTTCACACTGGTCAACGAATACGAGGCGGACATACCTATCTACCATATCGACCTGTATCGACTCAACGACCCGCAGGAAGCCATCAATATGGGACTGGACGAGTACCTGTGCGGCGATGGCGTGACCCTGATAGAATGGAGTGAACGGGGTGAAGCGCTGCTCCCCGCCAGTACGATTCATATTACGATCACGCCAGGCAAACACCAGTCTGACCGAACGTTGCGCATTGATTATCCGGAGACCGCACCATGCTGATTCTCGCCTTTGAAATGTCTTCATCCCACCCGTCTGTGGCACTGACCGACGGAAAGAACATTCAGCTTTCTCACCAATGGTCAGATCCCCGACTGGCAGGAAAAGAAATATTCGACGTCCTTAAAACCATTCCCGCAAAGGGTATATCCTGGGGTGATATTGACGCGTTTGCCGTTGGACGCGGCCCAGGCAATTACTCAGGTCTGCGTGCATCTATCACCATGGCTCAATCATTGGCCTTACCGAATGATACACCTGTATTCACTCTATCCAGCGGCCTTATTCTAGCCGACAGCATTTTTTCAAACCAGTCGACACAGCAAATTCGCATCGTTGGCGACGCACGACGCAATGAATTATGGCATGCCGCATTTACACAGACAAAAGATGGCGCGACACATCAAAATCAGTCATGGGAACGATGCAGCCCCGAAGATTTTCTTGCTCTATCCCAAAAAGCGAAAGACACATGTCTTGCCAGCTCCGAGTACGTCCGCATAACATCCATTTACCCGGCCCTCTATTCATCAGGATCACCATGGATCGAATCCGACACGTACCCTCACGCGGAAAGACTCGCCCTCGCAACCACACGTGCTATCACGGCCGGCTGCTCATCCGATCCCGTCACCCCCATTTACATGCATCCTGCCGTAGCGACAAAGGAACCATCTGGTCAATTATCCACGCAAGGTGATTAGTGATGATCCAGCACGGATGAAAACGACAGCAAAAAACAACGTCGATCAGGGACAAAACATGACTCCCATGATAATCGGTTGCCAAGCTGGGTCATCGAAAAAAACGAACTAGCGAAAATCGGTCGCCTGAACAACCAGTTCGACAATACGTCCGGGCAACATGCGTATTACCTTTTTCATTTCTAGGCCAAACAGTACCACGCTCAGCTGCTGACTGGTTTTCTTTGCATTTCGCGCCAGCGTATCCACATCCAGTTCACCCATTCCAAGGCATTTTACCACGTCCGCCTCATCGGCAGTGAGCGTTACCTCTGGACGTTTTGTTTTCTGCTCCAAAGCACTGTATTTCTCAGCAGGAAAGAGAAATTCGTACTCTTCAATGATATCCTGCACACGCTCTACCAGTTTGGCACCTTGCTTAATCAATTTATGACAACCGTGGGAACCAGGACTATCGATGCGACCCGGAATCGCAAAAAGTTGTTTGCCGTGCTCCAAAGCAATATCTGCCGTTATTAAGGCTCCACTTTTGAGGGGGGACTCCGCCACAATCACGCCTTCAGACATGCCGCTGACAATGCGGTTTCGGTAAGGAAATGTCGTTTTATCCGGCTTTCGACCAAAGGGATACTCACTTATTAGCGCACCGTTTTTCGCAATTTCTTTCGCCAGCTCCACGTTTTCCGATGGATACATCTCGTCCAGAGCACTGCCCAAAACCGCAATGGTGCGACCACCTGCCTTCAAAGCACCCTGATGAGCCGCAGTATCAATACCGATCGCAAGCCCGCTAATAATAGTATATCCCATTTTGGCCAGCTGAAAGGAGAATTGATCGCTCACCCGCAAACCGTACATACTGCAACGCCGCGATCCTATAACAGCCAACCCATGATGATCCGCATCAGTTATCGTCCCCATAATATACAAGACAAC
This window of the Spartobacteria bacterium genome carries:
- a CDS encoding DUF87 domain-containing protein: MQDYEKLGAFYLGKETDKPQGAETLMMYDAKDLTTHAVILGMTGSGKTGLGISILEEAAIDCIPAIVIDPKGDIGNLLLSFPELRPDDFRPWIDEAAGRRKNMNPDEYAQSVASMWKKGLKDWHQEPSRIQLLKNAAEMTIYTPGNSGGRPIQVLRSFNAPPPQQMADSGLVRDRVLSAVSGLMALLGMEADPIQSREHILLSNILMHAWNEGRDMDLAGLIMAVQKPPFTKIGILELESFYPAKDRFSLAMSLNNLLASPGFSAWLEGDPLDIQRMLYTPEGKPRISILSIAHLSDKERMFFVTVVLNEMLTWVRNQSGTSSLRALLYMDEIFGYFPPTANPPSKQPMLMLLKQARAFGLGVVLSTQNPSDLDYKGLSNAGTWFIGRLQTERDRSKVIEGLQGAMNASGGSFDKPELEALLSGLGSRVFLMRNVHEEHPVRFQCRWALSYLCGPLTISQIRTLCVSPTASSSLPPATSVATMNTAHKTVPARSAASLRPDIPDSIEQFFMRPDNPNDAITYTAHVVGFSKLHFVDRKSDIDEWQGFSHVARISDNGKDVFWSEADQYSASLRRKVDREGLSDASFVEPPHIMTKSRPYTSWKARLKEYLYQNTVINIYSCPQLKMTSGADESEGDFTVRVQQVLREKRDEAVDDLRKRYASKVQTMENQLQRAKENEERQRSQATTQSMDTAISFGASILGAFFGRKVTRGTVSKMATSIKSATKTGREQGDVRRASETIARIQQQLNDLQHEIDDAIQQIHSDFEHADIEQDIIRPRKTDITVSTCGLLWIPART
- the tsaE gene encoding tRNA (adenosine(37)-N6)-threonylcarbamoyltransferase complex ATPase subunit type 1 TsaE; protein product: MSATFPVVVRPASMCFHSTSPEQTEDIASAFAKTLQKGDVVAFHAEMGAGKTCFTRGLAAGLHAHSRVSSPTFTLVNEYEADIPIYHIDLYRLNDPQEAINMGLDEYLCGDGVTLIEWSERGEALLPASTIHITITPGKHQSDRTLRIDYPETAPC
- the tsaB gene encoding tRNA (adenosine(37)-N6)-threonylcarbamoyltransferase complex dimerization subunit type 1 TsaB — protein: MLILAFEMSSSHPSVALTDGKNIQLSHQWSDPRLAGKEIFDVLKTIPAKGISWGDIDAFAVGRGPGNYSGLRASITMAQSLALPNDTPVFTLSSGLILADSIFSNQSTQQIRIVGDARRNELWHAAFTQTKDGATHQNQSWERCSPEDFLALSQKAKDTCLASSEYVRITSIYPALYSSGSPWIESDTYPHAERLALATTRAITAGCSSDPVTPIYMHPAVATKEPSGQLSTQGD
- the dprA gene encoding DNA-protecting protein DprA; translated protein: MAFRVLCWLIELVMFIEDASARRSQWNRHGSVCHLNMNEKMALVGLNMVSCLGPVRVRSLLETFGHAAAIYGASVDDLCLTRGIGSVLAEKIRSQLDILDIDAEFRKADKLGIHIITWDDPDYPLHLKGIYDPPVVLYIMGTITDADHHGLAVIGSRRCSMYGLRVSDQFSFQLAKMGYTIISGLAIGIDTAAHQGALKAGGRTIAVLGSALDEMYPSENVELAKEIAKNGALISEYPFGRKPDKTTFPYRNRIVSGMSEGVIVAESPLKSGALITADIALEHGKQLFAIPGRIDSPGSHGCHKLIKQGAKLVERVQDIIEEYEFLFPAEKYSALEQKTKRPEVTLTADEADVVKCLGMGELDVDTLARNAKKTSQQLSVVLFGLEMKKVIRMLPGRIVELVVQATDFR